attcccgttcccgtgggaatttcgggaattccttgttgtaactaagctttcagtttactaaggtatctacatgccaaatttcaagcgtgtaacttaagcggtttacttttttcatacaaaaggattttccagctaattcccaataccgtgggaatttcgggaattccttgttgtaactaagctttgagtttcctaatgtacctacatgccaaatttcaagcgtctgacttaagcggtttagatttttcatacaaaaggattttcccgctaattcccgttcccgtgggaatatcgggaattccttgttgtaactaagctttaagtttactaatgtacctacatgccaaatttcaagcgtctaacttaagcggtttagatttttcatacaaaaggattttcccgctatttcCCTTTCCCTTGAGAATTTTGGTAATTCCTTTCGTATTGTTTCTTTgagtaatatttgattttaatattgatttgattttaaaggtggaagaaaaaacgtaagaaactattaatagcagggttactAGCCAATGGATGGCTAATAATGGCTATTAATAGATAAAAATCAGTTATTATCCAAACTAGCTGGCTACAAACCCATCTCTAGCCAGGAGGGATGTGTTTCAAAAAATTCTAGCAGGGTGTTCCGTAGACTGtacctgtaggtaggtacatatttgcTTTGTCGTGTGAACAAACAAGCGATAAACAAAACCAGGGCAGGGGGTGGGCAATCAAAACAAGTGAGTCATAGCCAACTGAGGCTGGTGGTGACGTCAGAGGGTGCGAGGGCAATAAGTACTTCTCCTACAGGGTCTGTTATTGCGCACTTCAATAATAAATACGCAATACGGTaggcaaattaaatatttaacgaCCAAAACTTCACACTAAAATTCGAATATTTGTATCCAATCAAGATTAGAATTCCCTACGAGTCAAACGGTTGATTAGGTTAAAGCACAAAattaacaacaacaacaaaaatgtagaaaaCCATTAGAAAATATAAATCCTACCTTGTTACTTTTCCATCTCGCGACTTTTGCGGTCCATGAAGAACACCCTCTTGGTAATTTTGTCACTTCACAGTTTAAACATCACACTTTTTTACACTTACTAGGTATTCACTTCAGTTTCTATCTTGATTTTACCGAAATCTACACCGATAAATCCAATAAACCCGAAAAAAAGAATAATTAGTTGCAGAGAATTCGCACCACGCGTCTGCAACGAAATAATAAATGAGACTGGCCTCCCTCACAAGCCGTTAATATCATCTTGTGATAGTAcccactttttaatttaatattatttcacaCCAACTACCCTTGTTTAGACGCGTTTGGCGAACTCGAGAGTACATCGTCACGCTTGAATGCTCGCACCATGTAAAGGCGCGCGCACACGGTTGACTTTTGGCATCGTGACAAGTTTATCTTTTTTTACACTTCAaaacaaattcaattttttatagGGACTACATAGAGATTTTACTCATTTTTACTAAATTGATGAATATTATACTAGGCTGCAATTTTGAAATATACtcaacgtcaaataaatcgcaccttccgcgacgcgaactttaaagattttcttctgacataatcatggtgccccaataatattggtgttatttgaaagcccaataaatatccttaaagaaaaacacatttaatttcttaataaatgattaacatataccataaatgtgacttgaaaaataacctcactttgggctcacctgtgggatcaataagaccaatttttatggttataaaaccaaataatgacctcacgtgtcctctttaacagatggatagcgattaatcccaacttaacagttttatagccataaaagttggctcaagcgtaactacctattttttgaagaagtgactctggatccttctaaagagacatttttggggtaaaagcctttcctttaatgaaattaagcttagaactaggctttcaaatagtACCActgttggtgggaagtgaggatgcatacttttgaaaagtgcttgttgcgggaggtgcgatttatttgatgccgagtgtatattattaaatgaaatacatataatgaaataacaaaatctatcttctatactaatattataaatgcgaaagtaactctgtctgtctgtctgtctgtctctctttcacgcctaaaccactgaaccgattttgatgaaatttggcatagagatagtttgagtcccgggaaaggatataggatagtttttatgccggtttttgaaacagggacgcgcgcgatattttttctgtgacggacaaaattccacgcgggcgaagccgcgggcggaaagctagttaataataaaattgtactaCCCAATctaatattgtaatttatttttttattataaaattttaatttatctaaaGTAAGAATTAATgaagtaaaataatatatttaagtttaataaatacttgctATGCCCTTTTACAGGGTGCATGTGCTATACTATCCTACCATTTACTAACTATTAAACCACACACTCACAAAGTCCACAAAGTCAACCATGTGCGCGCTCCCTAAGATAACTAAGTATTACTGGTATTACTTgtatcacagaatacataatagtagcctTGTATGTAAGCTTAATCATAAAACAgcaaggcgctggacgcaggccgctatggctaccaaccgggcaacatggaaagcattgcgggaggcctatgttcagcagtggacgtcctatggctgaaatgatgatgatgatgatgaagatgatgaaggtgagatacaggccaagagcttccttgttgtagataaaaaaaggATAAAATAATTATGGCGGTTTAACGGTGTGGTTCTTTTAATACCTTAAAAGCGCTATTTAAtagcctaatgcccgttttcaccatcaatccctcgAGCGTTTCCTAACTAAGCATCACTTTAGTTAAACGATCCTCTAAACTACGAAAATGGGCATAAGTAATTATTGCAAAATATAATGACTTTTAAGTATGTATTTTTCCTgttgaatttaatttaacttttagttTGCGACGATATGGAATTATACATTGGTAAGGTGAAACCTATTAGTCATTAATCCTCGTACTCATGAGTTTCCACCATAATTACATCCCAATGTCAGTTAATTAGATTTCAGCAATGTTCTCAACCAATGATTAAGCCAAGGCCGAGGGCGGGGCAGCCAAATGACACGGTGCAGCATCACCAAGGTTTGGAGGCAGGGCGCTGTGACATTGACTAACTCCCAAAACAACTAGTCTTAATTTGTTTACAAAGTACTGGGGTACTGTTTAGAGGTTAAAGTTGTAAAGTTTTAAATGAGTCATAGCAGTGGGCTTACAAATCGTAggtaacttaaaataaatgttGGAAAGTATGAAAAGCTAGTCATCATTATTTGATAAGGGGTaaccttaaaaaaataatgtttatttttgtagGCTTTTATGTTCATTTGGTCTAATAAATAGCAGCAGTATCGAATCCATTGCTACTGATTTGATGAGGTAGGCATAGGTACCTTGAGAATATGGTATTATGTTTTAGGGTTCCGGAACTAAGTAAAGCAAAAAACGTTTTATTAGTCGTTAACAACAGAAAAGTGTTGTATTTGTTCCGTGATGGCGCTTGGTCGAGCGGAACCGTCGGTACACTTGCAACCTTCGATTTTACTTTGTCATCATGTTTTTTCTCCATTTTTCACGCCACCACGCTTTTACGTGATTGCATAAAAACGTCTATTTTCCACGACTACGAGGTActaacaacaataataatagaCGGTAAACTGCCACAGCAAGCAATGCAGTGACTAATTCGTCAATATACCCGCACTTATTATAAACCACCAGACATAAAGGCTCAGTGCGAAGCCACATATGGGAATGCATTATGTAACAGGCTGTGGTTCTCCGGCATAAATCATTGCAAACCATTGTTCAAACATTTGATAGGAAACGCATTGCCTCAAATGTTCGCACCACATTGAATGAATGGAATACAGAATTGGCATATTTGTCGTATGAATGTATGATAAACTAATTTTGAGCTACGCCGCTTTGAACGCAATCTAGACAAACATTTGACGATTCTATTTCGTCCAGTTTATTTTCAACTCCAAATATCGTTTCTTCGGATTGATTGGATTCTCAAGATCCAATTGCTACTCGGCAACTTTCACTGGAATCTAATTTTAAAGTTGTTGTTTGGTTTGCTTGGCTTGGCTCtaagtttttataatttaaaagattcCTTCAATTTGCTTGATCTTGTGACATCTGCTGAAAATAACTTAGGCCAACAGATCAAGGATTGCTTTAAAAGAACGCCACCAAAGTACCTTCATTATCTCCCATTTTTGGTGCTCATGTAGTTAGTTAGGTAGTTCGAATTTTCGGTTCGACTGGACTTTTCCCCCAAAAACGTTGTATCCTGATTGGTTCATTGTGACTGATCGTGTTCTTTCTTCTTGCCTGTATCATCCCAGAAACCGAGCAGCATCCCATATACGTGTCTTTTTTTCTGCTGCTGTCAGGGTCATAAAATGTGGAATCCAGTAATTTTCAACTGTCCTCTCCTCATTCCAGTGCCATCGACCCGCGCGGGCTGCGGTACCTGCAGCCGCAGCGAGATGGAGTACTGCGAGACGCGCGTGCTGGCCGACCACTGCTGCTGCGAGCGGCGCTTCCTGCCCGAGCCGTTCCCTTGGCTGCCGCACACCTGCTACGTCGGGCCCGCGCGCTGCCGGCCATTGGCACACGACTGCGTGCGCTACGCACGTCTAAGGGACTGCTGCTGCTATCGCAAGCTGGCTGAGCGATGTGAGTATCATCTAACTTATGGAGTAGTGTGAGACGCGCGTGCTGGCCGACCACTGCTGCTGCCGCACACTTGCTACGTAGGCCCGGCGCGCTGCCGGCCATTGGCACACGACTGCGTGCGGTATGCGCGCCTGAGGGACTGCTGCTGCTACCGCAAGCTGGCTGAGCGATGTGAGTATCCTCAAACTTAAAGGGCAGCGTGCTTGAGTGCTGCGAGTAGCGCTTTCTGCCCGAGCCCTTCCCTTGGCTACCACACACCTGCTACGTAGGACCAGAGAGGTGCCGTCCGCTGGCACATGACTGCGTCCGCTACGCGCGCCTGAGAGACTGCTGCTGCTATCGCAAGCTGGCTGAGTGATGTGAGTATTCTTTGACTTAAAGTACTGCGAGACGCACGTGCTGGCCGACCACTGCTGCTGCGAGCGGCGCTTCCTGCCCGAGCCGTTCCCCTGGCTGCCGCACACATGCTACGTAGGCCCGGCGCGCTGCCGGCCATTGGCACACGACTGCGTGCGGTATGCGCGCCTGAGGGACTGCTGCTGCTATCGCAAGCTGGCTGAACGATGTGAGTATCCTCTGACTTATGGAGTACTGTGAGATGAGCGTGCTGGCCGACCACAGCTGCTGCGTGCGACGCTTCCTGCCCGAGCCATTCCCCTGGCTGCCGCACACCTGCTACGTCGGCCCAGCGAGGTGTCGTCCCCTGGCGCATGACTGCGTCCGCTATGCGCGCCTGAGAGACTGCTGCTGACTGACTTATGGAGTAGTGTGAGACACGCGTGCTGGCCGACCGCTGCTGCTGCGAGCGGCGCTTCCTGCCCGAGCCATTCCCCTGGCTGCCGCACCTGAGAGACTGCTGCTGCTACCGCGAGCTGGCTGAACGATGTGAGTATCCTCTGACTTATTGAGTACCGGGAGACGCGCATGTTTTCCGACCACTGCTGCCCTTCCTGGCCGAGCCCTTCCCCTGGCTGCCGCACACCAGCTACGTCGGCCCAGCGAGGTGTCGTCCCCTGGCGCACGACTGCGTCCGCTACACACGTCTAAGGGACTGCTGCTGCTATCGCAAGCTGGCTGAACGATGTGAGAATCCTAGCTTTAGGTTGAGCTGCAAGGTTCCTTTCATCTGCGACAATAGAACCAGATTGTAAAGCAGAATCTTCCAAACAAACCAAGACGATTAATATTGATGCCGAATTATCTTATGTTTCTGCGTCTGCAAGTTCTGTATCATCAAGTCTCGGCTTTGTCAGGAAATAAGATTGTGTTATCGACGTGCCCTTTTTAATTCTTACTGTCGCGAATGGTTAAGCGTTTAAATTCAACtaactccttccattgctttGTTTTGTAGATATTTCTAAAGATCAATCTCGTTGAATATTCATGCTCTTGGTTTCTGTCATTGGACGTCATAACTAATCCAAGTAATCTCGTTCCAGGGAAGAGTATCCTGTCCAAGTCGTCCCGGCTGGGCGTGAGCGGCGcgtcgctgctgctgctgtcgaTGCTGCTGTTTGTGGCCTACCTGTGACACgcgcctgcgcgcgcgccgcttgTGCCCGCGCACGTGTAGGCACCAGCGGCAAAGTGCACAGGATTTAGATCCTTATCAACATTAATATTGGCTTCTGCTGGATGTAGTTTTTCTTCAAGCTTTGTGTCTGGTCTTGGACCCTTTAATATCTGTGTTTGTGAAGAGGACAC
This genomic window from Ostrinia nubilalis chromosome 18, ilOstNubi1.1, whole genome shotgun sequence contains:
- the LOC135080442 gene encoding uncharacterized protein LOC135080442, giving the protein MVAAWAVLPLLAVVAGDVIFRVPEVLVRHAAASKPVGTGRANTSRVNHSEHLRHDENVVEVRYEEYFVEHDISTADARKAAAELHLDDVPSTRAGCGTCSRSEMEYCETRVLADHCCCERRFLPEPFPWLPHTCYVGPARCRPLAHDCVRYARLRDCCCYRKLAERWKSILSKSSRLGVSGASLLLLSMLLFVAYL